In Fibrobacter sp. UWH6, one genomic interval encodes:
- a CDS encoding virulence RhuM family protein has translation MASSIQKQLQFLMYSTPDEDVKVNALVKDETIWLTQKAMGELFGCSSDNVGLHLKNVYEDGELSKDSTTEEISVVQQEGARSVKRKIAFYNLDAIISVGYRISSARATQFRIWATGILKEYIRKGFVLDDERLKQGENAFGADYFRELLERVRSIRASERRIWQQITDIFAECSFDYNKDSEVTQEFYATVQNKFHFAITGQTAAEIVAANADASKEHMGLQTWKNSPDGRVLKSDVAIAKNYLTEKEIRRLERLVSGFFDYVEDLIEREIPFTMQQFAGAVNEFLEFRKYQVLEGKGKISHEQAEHKAFAEYDVFNKTQKIESDFDKLVKKTNKRLR, from the coding sequence ATGGCTAGTAGTATTCAAAAACAGTTGCAGTTCCTTATGTACAGCACACCTGACGAAGATGTCAAGGTGAACGCCTTGGTGAAGGATGAAACTATTTGGCTTACGCAAAAGGCCATGGGGGAACTGTTTGGCTGTTCTTCAGACAATGTTGGATTGCATCTGAAGAATGTGTATGAAGATGGGGAACTTTCGAAGGATTCAACTACCGAGGAAATCTCGGTAGTTCAGCAAGAAGGTGCGAGATCTGTCAAAAGAAAAATAGCGTTCTACAACCTCGATGCCATCATTTCTGTAGGTTATCGCATCAGTTCTGCTCGCGCAACGCAGTTCCGCATTTGGGCGACTGGCATTCTCAAGGAATACATCCGCAAGGGTTTTGTCTTGGATGATGAACGCCTGAAGCAGGGTGAAAACGCTTTTGGCGCAGACTATTTCCGTGAATTGCTGGAACGAGTGCGTTCGATCCGAGCAAGCGAACGCAGAATTTGGCAGCAGATTACCGATATTTTTGCTGAATGCAGTTTTGATTACAATAAGGATTCCGAGGTTACCCAGGAATTCTATGCGACTGTACAGAACAAGTTCCACTTTGCGATTACTGGGCAGACCGCTGCAGAAATTGTCGCTGCTAACGCCGATGCATCCAAGGAACATATGGGACTCCAGACATGGAAAAACTCACCTGACGGTCGCGTGTTGAAAAGCGATGTCGCTATAGCCAAGAACTATCTGACCGAAAAGGAGATCAGAAGGTTGGAACGTCTTGTGAGCGGCTTTTTTGATTATGTGGAAGATTTGATTGAAAGAGAAATCCCGTTTACCATGCAACAGTTTGCTGGTGCTGTAAATGAGTTCCTGGAGTTCCGTAAGTATCAGGTTCTCGAAGGTAAGGGAAAAATTTCTCACGAGCAGGCGGAACACAAGGCCTTTGCTGAATATGATGTATTCAACAAGACGCAAAAGATTGAATCGGACTTTGACAAACTCGTGAAAAAAACGAATAAAAGACTGCGATAA